In Geoalkalibacter ferrihydriticus DSM 17813, a genomic segment contains:
- a CDS encoding polysaccharide deacetylase family protein, with the protein MAARLDILTFHRIMPRRERYFIPPMAMEGTTFTRLVERLAAAGRVIALDEGVQQLKEGRLAGHKVAITFDDGYIDNYTLARDVLQRVGVHASFFVPVTPIDKQLPYWWDHLFEVLKSEAVALFKWALQQPNPQPLQHALETAAVATNEPVGERCRRLVQALNNLGQRERHAFTEGLVGEFGSVRGDRLLMTWDEIRQMQKDGFAIGSHSVSHIPLTDLDFRTAKNEIVASSRLLRERLGQWPTGFCFPRGAFTADHSSLVREAGYDYAVTTCFGGNDAQADPFSLKRRNMSDYQGVRSRFPVAMHLFELSGCLDKFLAARRAG; encoded by the coding sequence GTGGCCGCACGTCTCGATATTCTGACTTTTCATCGCATTATGCCTCGCCGGGAGCGGTACTTTATTCCCCCCATGGCTATGGAGGGAACAACCTTTACGCGGCTGGTCGAAAGGCTGGCGGCAGCGGGCAGGGTCATAGCCCTGGACGAAGGCGTGCAGCAACTGAAAGAAGGTCGGCTTGCGGGTCACAAGGTGGCCATTACCTTCGATGACGGATATATTGACAATTACACCCTGGCTCGCGACGTGTTGCAACGGGTAGGAGTGCACGCTAGTTTCTTCGTGCCTGTGACGCCTATAGACAAACAGTTGCCCTACTGGTGGGACCACTTGTTTGAGGTGTTGAAGTCAGAAGCAGTGGCCCTTTTCAAATGGGCATTGCAGCAGCCCAATCCGCAGCCTTTGCAGCATGCCCTTGAAACCGCTGCAGTGGCGACAAACGAGCCTGTCGGTGAGCGCTGTCGCAGGCTGGTCCAGGCACTCAATAACCTGGGCCAACGAGAGCGCCATGCATTCACCGAAGGGCTCGTTGGAGAATTCGGTTCTGTCCGGGGAGACCGGCTCCTTATGACCTGGGACGAAATCCGGCAAATGCAAAAGGATGGTTTCGCCATTGGCTCGCATTCCGTATCGCATATCCCTTTAACCGACCTCGATTTCCGTACCGCGAAAAACGAGATCGTTGCGTCGTCAAGGCTTCTGCGTGAACGCCTTGGGCAATGGCCCACCGGTTTCTGCTTTCCTCGTGGCGCTTTTACGGCAGACCATTCAAGCTTGGTGCGGGAAGCTGGTTATGACTATGCCGTTACGACCTGTTTTGGTGGTAATGACGCGCAAGCAGATCCCTTCTCGCTCAAGCGGCGCAATATGTCTGATTATCAAGGGGTCCGCAGCCGTTTCCCGGTCGCCATGCATTTGTTTGAACTGAGTGGCTGTCTGGATAAGTTTTTGGCAGCTAGAAGGGCTGGATGA
- a CDS encoding O-antigen ligase family protein, translating to MLPLKTILYLTLFCLALVVSVFQNPIVGIYGYLATYNVNPLGQWWGRFLPGWAARYSFWLALAIAMGIAFNYSKLRFKRFFETQELLLILFVGVIWASVFLGQGSGIDYNVMKMTKVAIVLLMASHIITTRRYFQGMIWVFVLSGLYLGYELYSGSGAYRGGRFHAGVGGSDFGEGNFLAAHFGILLPFIGVMLIKGNWKVRVVCVLAAAFVANAIVITQSRGIFVGLAAGLLAAVFFTMRLKGYRKKVLALIFIGLLGVVYVADDNFWNRMRTIQIEEDGVRDRSAEGRVEAWHAALAMARDYPLGVGVGQFFGHAGVYVPEAAGRDTHNTYLRCLAELGFHGLLVLILMIFTSFLMCRRIEIESAKLAPEIGRFFLLNAYAIKLALVVYLVTAMFISSVYIEEMYWLLMMPVFLKRAMENEVEDNRTEEKIRQIVGDA from the coding sequence ATGTTGCCGTTGAAAACTATCCTTTATTTGACTCTGTTTTGCCTTGCCTTGGTGGTGAGCGTTTTTCAGAATCCCATCGTTGGCATTTACGGCTACCTGGCCACCTACAATGTCAACCCCCTTGGCCAGTGGTGGGGCAGGTTCCTGCCTGGCTGGGCGGCACGCTACAGTTTCTGGCTGGCGCTGGCCATCGCGATGGGCATTGCTTTCAACTATTCAAAGCTTCGTTTTAAGCGGTTCTTCGAAACCCAGGAGCTCCTGCTCATTCTGTTCGTTGGAGTGATTTGGGCCTCGGTTTTTCTCGGACAGGGCAGCGGCATTGATTATAACGTCATGAAGATGACCAAGGTGGCCATTGTTCTTTTGATGGCCAGCCACATCATTACCACACGTCGCTATTTTCAAGGGATGATCTGGGTATTTGTTCTGTCCGGCCTTTATCTGGGATACGAACTATACAGTGGCTCTGGCGCCTATCGGGGCGGTCGATTTCATGCCGGGGTCGGTGGTTCTGATTTTGGCGAGGGAAATTTTCTGGCCGCTCATTTCGGGATTTTGCTGCCGTTTATCGGCGTAATGCTGATCAAGGGCAATTGGAAAGTCCGAGTTGTCTGTGTTCTAGCTGCCGCCTTTGTCGCAAACGCTATCGTTATCACCCAATCGCGGGGGATTTTCGTCGGGTTGGCGGCAGGTTTGCTAGCAGCTGTTTTTTTTACCATGCGCCTGAAAGGGTACCGCAAAAAGGTTCTAGCTTTAATTTTTATAGGATTGCTTGGTGTCGTTTACGTTGCCGACGACAATTTCTGGAACAGAATGCGGACAATTCAAATCGAAGAAGACGGCGTGCGCGACCGGTCAGCGGAAGGTCGGGTAGAGGCATGGCATGCTGCGTTGGCCATGGCTCGAGATTACCCACTTGGCGTTGGGGTTGGCCAGTTCTTCGGTCATGCTGGTGTCTATGTACCTGAAGCAGCAGGCCGCGATACTCACAATACTTATCTTCGCTGCCTTGCAGAACTCGGTTTTCATGGCCTACTAGTTCTGATTCTGATGATTTTCACCTCGTTTCTCATGTGCCGCCGTATCGAAATCGAATCAGCAAAATTGGCACCTGAAATTGGGAGATTCTTTCTGCTTAATGCCTATGCCATAAAGTTAGCACTCGTTGTTTATCTGGTCACAGCGATGTTTATATCCTCTGTTTACATCGAAGAAATGTATTGGCTTCTGATGATGCCGGTGTTTCTCAAGCGGGCAATGGAAAATGAGGTGGAGGACAATCGGACAGAGGAAAAAATCCGCCAAATCGTTGGTGACGCGTAG